The Oreochromis niloticus isolate F11D_XX linkage group LG2, O_niloticus_UMD_NMBU, whole genome shotgun sequence genome includes a region encoding these proteins:
- the bend4 gene encoding BEN domain-containing protein 4 isoform X2 — translation MEGEMQPADEGPCAPKMCRQQRGPYSTLKTFQSKRSAGKSRFDRSAVVEVPLFGDGHHFTFHPEQPHPFQPHHHQQQRLQQQQQQLHQTGVSISSSQQHHQTTQQQQQRFPCETRPSSRVPTSTSAAASLGSQQRHASSGGAEPRFSPDCTYGISTENRLILDAFAQQCSRVLSLLNNGRLLEPSSSSSSSSFTSNIKLEDGPGDTRGLHCSSQGKSKSEESSSTTDPEEEAQQSHLNQQQTSAVLRIFTDSLQNYLLSGPQQQHQQQQQQQQHLSASLEDEQCPAAESGSGVSPPRHNLGGWGSPAPSESYGHPSSTLPEEEEEEENCCPRCLELEQEVLSLQQENEELRNKLENIPVPCQNVLDYFKTVLEFHNQLAQPMPEEQLTEEEERQTVFEGSKQLLENYPLFITNKQWDEAVNSSKKDGRRLLRYLIRYVFTTDELKFSCGLGKRKRSVHSGEAGLERRPLNPVKVSCLREFIRMHCASNPDWWMPSEEQINKVFSDAVGHARQGRAVGTFLGSSGSSTSSLYMDGFDGHLSQDELYLKSCQNGQSD, via the exons ATGGAGGGAGAGATGCAGCCCGCAGATGAAGGGCCGTGCGCCCCGAAGATGTGCCGACAGCAGCGGGGTCCGTACAGCACCCTAAAAACCTTCCAGAGCAAGCGCTCTGCGGGCAAGTCGCGCTTTGACCGGTCCGCTGTGGTCGAGGTGCCCCTGTTTGGAGACGGGCATCATTTCACTTTTCACCCAGAACAACCTCATCCTTTCCAGCCGCACCACCATCAGCAACAgcgtctgcagcagcagcagcagcagcttcaccaAACCGGCGTTTCTATCAGCAGCAGCCAGCAGCATCACCAGAcgactcagcagcagcagcaacgtTTCCCATGTGAGACCAGGCCCAGCAGCAGGGTTCCGACATCCACCTCAGCGGCGGCATCTCTCGGTAGCCAGCAGCGGCACGCCAGCAGCGGCGGAGCAGAGCCCAGATTTTCTCCGGACTGCACCTACGGTATCAGCACAG AGAACCGTCTCATCTTAGATGCCTTCGCCCAGCAGTGCAGCCGAGTCCTCAGCCTCCTCAACAACGGGCGTCTCCTGGAgccctcatcctcctcctcctcctcctccttcacctcTAACATTAAGCTGGAAGACGGGCCAGGGGACACTCGGGGGCTTCATTGCTCCTCACAGGGGAAGTCTAAATCCGAGGAGAGCTCTTCCACCACAGACCCCGAGGAGGAGGCTCAACAAAGCCATTTGAATCAACAACAGACCTCTGCAGTTCTCCGCATCTTCACAGACTCCCTACAGAACTATCTGCTCTCAGGACCTCAACAACAgcaccaacagcagcagcagcagcagcaacatctGTCTGCCAGTCTGGAGGACGAGCAGTGCCCGGCAGCTGAGTCTGGCTCAGGAGTGTCTCCTCCAAGACACAACCTGGGAGGATGGGGCTCCCCTGCTCCATCAGAATCATACGGCCACCCCTCGTCCACACTgcctgaggaagaggaggaggaggagaactgCTGTCCTCGCTGCCTGGAATTGGAGCAGGAGGTGTTGTCTCTGCAGCAGGAGAACGAGGAGCTCCGCAACAAGTTGGAGAACATCCCAG TTCCCTGTCAAAATGTTCTTGACTACTTCAAGACTGTTCTCGAGTTCCACAACCAGCTGGCCCAGCCGATGCCAGAGGAGCAGCTCACAGAG GAAGAAGAGCGGCAAACAGTCTTTGAG gGCAGTAAACAGCTCCTGGAGAACTATCCGCTCTTCATCACGAATAAGCAGTGGGACGAAGCTGTCAACTCCTCTAAGAAAGATGGCAGACGGCTGCTGCGCTATCTGATTCGCTATGTCTTCACCACAGATGAGCTCAAGTTCTCCTGTGGTTTAGGCAAAAGGAAGCGGTCAGTCCACTCAGGAGAGGCAGGCCTGGAAAGACGACCGCTCAACCCTGTTAAAGTCAGCTGCCTCAGAG AGTTTATCCGGATGCACTGTGCCTCAAACCCAGACTGGTGGATGCCCTCGGAGGAGCAAATCAACAAAGTGTTCAGCGATGCCGTCGGTCACGCTCGTCAGGGCCGAGCGGTCGGCACCTTTCTgggcagcagcggcagcagcaccagcagccTGTACATGGACGGCTTTGACGGACATCTTTCACAGGACGAACTGTATTTAAAAAGCTGCCAGAACGGTCAGTCGGATTGA
- the shisa3 gene encoding protein shisa-3 homolog: MVRLLNCLLLGYLTWNLRISDAQGEYCHGWLDSNGNYHEGFQCPEDFDTMDATVCCGSCALRYCCAAADARLDQGICTNDREVDNTEFAAQPIYMPFLMVGSIFIAFIIVGSLVAVYCCTCLRPKQPTQQPIRFSLRSCQGETIPMILTTAPPSLRAPSRQSSTATTSSSSAGGGSSMRRYSLGGQQQQQHGCLVSATVSSSASTPTQTPQTLLPPPPPPYTSPPAPMTGGIQHPLPSSHTQLQLHQPPMATHSSQNTSFLLPQQYFFPLQPDAFTATKGFADFGQS; this comes from the exons ATGGTGCGCCTGTTGAACTGCCTGCTGCTGGGATATCTGACCTGGAATCTCCGGATATCGGATGCTCAGGGAGAGTACTGCCACGGGTGGCTGGACTCGAATGGAAATTATCACGAGGGTTTCCAGTGTCCGGAGGATTTTGACACCATGGACGCCACAGTTTGCTGTGGCTCCTGCGCGCTGCGCTACTGCTGCGCCGCAGCGGACGCACGGCTGGACCAGGGCATCTGCACCAACGACAGGGAGGTGGATAACACCGAGTTTGCAGCGC AGCCCATTTACATGCCCTTCCTGATGGTAGGGAGCATCTTCATCGCCTTTATCATAGTTGGCTCACTGGTGGCTGTCTACTGCTGCACGTGTCTGAGGCCCAAGCAGCCAACCCAGCAGCCCATTCGTTTCTCTTTGCGCAGCTGCCAGGGGGAAACGATCCCCATGATCCTCACCACGGCTCCCCCAAGCCTGCGAGCCCCATCGCGGCAATCCAGCACGGCCACCACCAGCTCCAGTTCCGCCGGAGGAGGCAGCTCCATGCGAAGGTACTCTCTCGgagggcagcagcagcagcagcatggcTGCCTGGTATCAGCCACCGTCTCATCGTCAGCCTCCACTCCCACCCAGACCCCACAGACTCTtcttccacctccacctcccccTTACACATCTCCACCAGCACCCATGACAGGAGGGATCCAGCACCCGCTGCCTTCATCCCACACCCAGCTGCAGCTCCATCAGCCCCCGATGGCCACTCACTCATCCCAGAACACCAGCTTCCTTCTTCCCCAGCAGTACTTCTTCCCTCTGCAGCCTGACGCCTTCACGGCAACCAAGGGCTTCGCTGACTTTGGACAGAGCTGA
- the bend4 gene encoding BEN domain-containing protein 4 isoform X1, with translation MEGEMQPADEGPCAPKMCRQQRGPYSTLKTFQSKRSAGKSRFDRSAVVEVPLFGDGHHFTFHPEQPHPFQPHHHQQQRLQQQQQQLHQTGVSISSSQQHHQTTQQQQQRFPCETRPSSRVPTSTSAAASLGSQQRHASSGGAEPRFSPDCTYGISTENRLILDAFAQQCSRVLSLLNNGRLLEPSSSSSSSSFTSNIKLEDGPGDTRGLHCSSQGKSKSEESSSTTDPEEEAQQSHLNQQQTSAVLRIFTDSLQNYLLSGPQQQHQQQQQQQQHLSASLEDEQCPAAESGSGVSPPRHNLGGWGSPAPSESYGHPSSTLPEEEEEEENCCPRCLELEQEVLSLQQENEELRNKLENIPVPCQNVLDYFKTVLEFHNQLAQPMPEEQLTEVRKQPPLHYSQQMSSVAYLKEEERQTVFEGSKQLLENYPLFITNKQWDEAVNSSKKDGRRLLRYLIRYVFTTDELKFSCGLGKRKRSVHSGEAGLERRPLNPVKVSCLREFIRMHCASNPDWWMPSEEQINKVFSDAVGHARQGRAVGTFLGSSGSSTSSLYMDGFDGHLSQDELYLKSCQNGQSD, from the exons ATGGAGGGAGAGATGCAGCCCGCAGATGAAGGGCCGTGCGCCCCGAAGATGTGCCGACAGCAGCGGGGTCCGTACAGCACCCTAAAAACCTTCCAGAGCAAGCGCTCTGCGGGCAAGTCGCGCTTTGACCGGTCCGCTGTGGTCGAGGTGCCCCTGTTTGGAGACGGGCATCATTTCACTTTTCACCCAGAACAACCTCATCCTTTCCAGCCGCACCACCATCAGCAACAgcgtctgcagcagcagcagcagcagcttcaccaAACCGGCGTTTCTATCAGCAGCAGCCAGCAGCATCACCAGAcgactcagcagcagcagcaacgtTTCCCATGTGAGACCAGGCCCAGCAGCAGGGTTCCGACATCCACCTCAGCGGCGGCATCTCTCGGTAGCCAGCAGCGGCACGCCAGCAGCGGCGGAGCAGAGCCCAGATTTTCTCCGGACTGCACCTACGGTATCAGCACAG AGAACCGTCTCATCTTAGATGCCTTCGCCCAGCAGTGCAGCCGAGTCCTCAGCCTCCTCAACAACGGGCGTCTCCTGGAgccctcatcctcctcctcctcctcctccttcacctcTAACATTAAGCTGGAAGACGGGCCAGGGGACACTCGGGGGCTTCATTGCTCCTCACAGGGGAAGTCTAAATCCGAGGAGAGCTCTTCCACCACAGACCCCGAGGAGGAGGCTCAACAAAGCCATTTGAATCAACAACAGACCTCTGCAGTTCTCCGCATCTTCACAGACTCCCTACAGAACTATCTGCTCTCAGGACCTCAACAACAgcaccaacagcagcagcagcagcagcaacatctGTCTGCCAGTCTGGAGGACGAGCAGTGCCCGGCAGCTGAGTCTGGCTCAGGAGTGTCTCCTCCAAGACACAACCTGGGAGGATGGGGCTCCCCTGCTCCATCAGAATCATACGGCCACCCCTCGTCCACACTgcctgaggaagaggaggaggaggagaactgCTGTCCTCGCTGCCTGGAATTGGAGCAGGAGGTGTTGTCTCTGCAGCAGGAGAACGAGGAGCTCCGCAACAAGTTGGAGAACATCCCAG TTCCCTGTCAAAATGTTCTTGACTACTTCAAGACTGTTCTCGAGTTCCACAACCAGCTGGCCCAGCCGATGCCAGAGGAGCAGCTCACAGAGGTGAGGAAGCAGCCCCCTCTTCATTATTCACAGCAGATGTCATCAGTAGCATATCTTAAG GAAGAAGAGCGGCAAACAGTCTTTGAG gGCAGTAAACAGCTCCTGGAGAACTATCCGCTCTTCATCACGAATAAGCAGTGGGACGAAGCTGTCAACTCCTCTAAGAAAGATGGCAGACGGCTGCTGCGCTATCTGATTCGCTATGTCTTCACCACAGATGAGCTCAAGTTCTCCTGTGGTTTAGGCAAAAGGAAGCGGTCAGTCCACTCAGGAGAGGCAGGCCTGGAAAGACGACCGCTCAACCCTGTTAAAGTCAGCTGCCTCAGAG AGTTTATCCGGATGCACTGTGCCTCAAACCCAGACTGGTGGATGCCCTCGGAGGAGCAAATCAACAAAGTGTTCAGCGATGCCGTCGGTCACGCTCGTCAGGGCCGAGCGGTCGGCACCTTTCTgggcagcagcggcagcagcaccagcagccTGTACATGGACGGCTTTGACGGACATCTTTCACAGGACGAACTGTATTTAAAAAGCTGCCAGAACGGTCAGTCGGATTGA
- the rab11fip5b gene encoding LOW QUALITY PROTEIN: rab11 family-interacting protein 1 (The sequence of the model RefSeq protein was modified relative to this genomic sequence to represent the inferred CDS: deleted 1 base in 1 codon), with protein MMSLIDLDDDQRWVPTHVNVTVLRAKGLRTKGKHGSRYLYTIIQVGKEKYTTGLVEKAEVPVWNEECCFELLPGILEDGGRSPTPGERDLVLTVMHRVLIGLDVFLGQTIIPLDKIFHDGVCPRDEWFKLNSKAGRKEKERGQLQITVQFTRNNMTASMFDLTMKDKPRSAFGKLKDRVTGRKRGDMESSSAIVPGRYAALSGSLGQPFGEESVGVVESRDVEVAEEKRSKMKDFFKGKLRKSSDTRSCSSLASESSLSSMASDNLGPPPSLDLLSDPPSSPIYTSKVRVDSHYGETDLAKKVLTSQHTTKVLTHKRAFSDEASKITTAFPRANPAVESLKGQTMTQSQSSLCINGSHVYDSEPSTPKSSGALSSKLVLLEKCSPLSRSLQNLTKRSEDKASFAEGRRWSFDKLKKEEKEEEKDAQASSASIQEAQIGGCAVTVSSAAESADKGKKLRKTLFSGGRSDSLPSKSELSHAGSTSEGRLRGWFGSSESQNKPRLEVSPKVERSSDVPPPLPPRSPVPPQCSSPSASLSGHVSPDDCSYINVFTPSSSPSSAPISLSNPFLPRMQRNPFFEELIAEELQKSPPFEPCSSAGSSPFHYTTLPAQPYTPTTPHEVSATNMASIKRERPRAVARQISLPALSPKVASPNSPNHSAPCSRSESTGEWDDSFDAFASSRLNSPKVCPPQKKPTTSPVSSRKRSYPLANNSNYAQELQTCNEEPPPLPPRRLLRTSVNEIYSDGWLHRGQELAVHKEAYLLSQTGVASLQRGREGECKRNNISPDPHTSSETSESLSLNSQSHTNVTSPGLTPEDKLKKFKYEPLEDETDCWGGMLFEQDLYGRVCRRNYGQCKVNSHRLSLNAEETTGIKTPSKSSGPKMLLDSEISVADLLKMSPTTLSHADAKALGISPTPGEDILETNLAETPCTNNNISFSLTLGDLNMNVNNTDFGFIDSDGSSHSEVGDTLKSGTLQQLPENSQVAVYHLETKPEEIFTLKDTYIPEMNSSFEISSNKLCKVAPVSQDNCRDYRSELNNVAPLGNSRVNSREMTALMSQNQTCVLPAAECREERRNVYDDFNQTQKDFDENCNNQAKIGKPNQPESFSGVVSARFRPKGVSRQSSSDSPNSQSKSGDREFEQFLCLVQNISEISEGPSSYQPSKSILSSSFDFDKQAGLLECSNNNDQTCHRDSNTTSAISLKGKTAACLKENCVTGKPSEISFEDLHAKVAPNSRNPCEAKIGQSLHEPPFSPSILSALSLSADTPVCCPPSMHPSSVGPSAGASTTLAVAPYTSSYSTTFTTDQPLVAARHSLLPEETQTASNLPRQESRPHPVKPITSSQSEKKEGRSVLEKLKSTINPGRSAHQVTAEPEKSQEVMVDRSAQYQHLTNMELISLLLQQEMDMQKQQAASEQQEAQLEKCEAELKKVKSQVRDLEDYIDNLLLRIMEQTPTLLQVRARHK; from the exons ATGATGTCACTGATAGATCTGGACGATGATCAGAGATGGGTGCCCACTCATGTGAATGTCACCGTCCTCCGCGCAAAGGGACTGCGAACCAAGGGCAAGCATGGCAGCCGCTACCTCTACACCATCATCCAGGTGGGGAAGGAGAAGTACACCACCGGCCTCGTGGAGAAGGCGGAGGTGCCCGTGTGGAACGAGGAGTGCTGCTTCGAGCTCCTCCCCGGGATCCTAGAGGATGGCGGCCGGAGC CCTACCCCCGGGGAGCGGGACCTGGTCCTCACGGTCATGCACCGAGTGCTTATCGGACTGGATGTGTTCCTCGGTCAAACCATTATACCTCTTGATAAGATATTTCATGATGGAGTGTGTCCAAGAGACGA ATGGTTCAAGCTCAACTCGAAGGCAGGAAGAAAGGAGAAGGAACGTGGCCAGCTCCAGATAACAGTCCAGTTCACCCGCAACAACATGACAGCCAGTATGTTCGACCTCACCATGAAGGACAAACCTCGCTCTGCGTTTGGAAAGCTCAAGGATCGTGTCACAGGGAGGAAGAGGGGGGACATGGAGTCTTCATCAGCCATCGTGCCGGGCCGTTACGCTGCCCTTTCGGGATCCCTGGGGCAGCCATTTGGAGAGGAGAGCGTAGGGGTGGTGGAATCACGTGACGTGGAGGTAGCAGAGGAGAAGAGGAGCAAGATGAAGGATTTCTTCAAAGGCAAGCTGCGGAAGTCGTCTGACACCAGGTCGTGTTCGTCTCTGGCTTCAGAGAGTAGTTTGTCTTCCATGGCCAGCGATAACCTTGGCCCTCCACCCAGTCTGGATCTGCTGTCAGACCCTCCCAGTTCCCCCATCTACACTAGCAAAGTGAGGGTTGACTCTCACTATGGGGAGACAGATTTAGCAAAAAAAG TGCTCACCAGTCAGCACACCACAAAAGTTCTCACTCACAAGCGCGCCTTCAGCGATGAAGCTAGTAAGATCACAACGGCCTTCCCTCGAGCCAATCCTGCAGTCGAGTCACTCAAGGGACAGACCATGACTCAGTCCCAGTCATCCTTGTGTATAAATGGAAGCCATGTCTATGACTCTGAGCCATCGACCCCAAAGAGCTCTGGAGCGCTCTCGTCCaaactggttctgctggaaaaATGCTCCCCGCTCTCTCGCTCGCTGCAGAATCTCACCAAAAGAAGTGAGGACAAAGCTTCCTTTGCAGAGGGCCGACGCTGGTCCTTTGACAAActgaagaaagaggaaaaagaggaagaaaaagatgCTCAGGCATCGTCTGCTTCTATTCAAGAAGCTCAGATAGGGGGTTGCGCTGTGACGGTCTCCTCAGCTGCTGAATCAGCTGACAAAGGAAAGAAGCTAAGAAAGACGTTATTCTCTGGAGGAAGGAGTGATTCTCTCCCATCTAAGTCAGAACTCAGCCATGCTGGTtccacatcagaggggaggCTCAGAGGCTGGTTTGGCTCTAGTGAATCCCAGAACAAACCAAG GCTGGAAGTTTCTCCTAAGGTAGAACGCAGCTCAGATGtaccccctcccctccctcctcgtTCCCCTGTTCCTCCTCAGTGCTCCTCtccctctgcctctctctccggTCATGTCTCACCCGATGACTGCAGTTACATCAATGTCTTCACCCCttcttcctccccctcctcaGCCCCCATCTCCCTTTCCAATCCTTTCCTCCCACGTATGCAGCGCAATCCCTTTTTTGAGGAGCTCATAGCAGAAGAGTTGCAGAAGTCTCCTCCTTTTGAACCATGCTCCTCTGCTGGCTCATCCCCCTTTCATTACACCACTCTGCCTGCCCAGCCCTACACGCCCACTACTCCTCATGAAGTTAGCGCCACAAATATGGCTTCCATAAAGCGGGAGCGCCCAAGGGCAGTAGCTAGGCAGATATCACTTCCTGCATTATCGCCCAAAGTGGCCTCACCAAATTCTCCCAATCACTCTGCCCCTTGCTCCAGGTCAGAGAGTACTGGAGAATGGGATGACTCATTTGATGCCTTTGCCTCTAGCAGACTCAATTCCCCGAAAGTTTGTCCTCCCCAAAAAAAGCCGACGACTAGCCCGGTTTCATCTCGTAAACGTAGTTATCCCCTGGCCAATAACAGTAACTATGCACAAGAACTGCAAACATGTAATGAGGAGCCTCCACCTTTGCCTCCAAGGAGACTTTTAAGAACATCAGTGAATGAGATTTATTCTGATGGCTGGCTGCATAGAGGTCAGGAGCTAGCTGTCCATAAAGAAGCCTACCTCCTCTCTCAGACCGGTGTGGCCTCACTACAGCGTGGAAGAGAAGGAGAATGTAAAAGAAACAACATATCTCCTGACCCGCACACAAGCAGCGAGACCAGCGAGTCCCTCAGCCTGAACTCCCAGTCGCACACAAACGTTACTTCTCCGGGGCTTACGCCAGAAGACAAGCTCAAAAAGTTCAAATATGAACCTCTGGAAGACGAGACTGATTGCTGGGGAGGGATGCTGTTCGAGCAAGACTTGTACGGACGTGTGTGTAGAAGAAATTATGGACAATGCAAAGTAAACAGTCATCGTTTATCGCTTAACGCCGAGGAAACTACGGGAATTAAGACCCCGTCTAAGAGCTCAGGGCCTAAAATGCTTCTCGATAGTGAGATATCCGTTGCAGATCTTTTGAAAATGTCGCCCACTACTCTCTCACATGCAGATGCCAAGGCGCTAGGTATTTCTCCCACTCCAGGAGAAGACATACTGGAAACGAATCTAGCAGAAACTCCATGCACCAACAATAACATCTCTTTCTCGCTAACTTTAGGAGATCTGAACATGAATGTGAATAATACAGACTTTGGTTTTATTGATTCTGATGGGTCTTCGCACTCGGAGGTTGGCGATACCCTGAAAAGTGGGACTTTACAGCAACTGCCTGAAAATTCACAGGTGGCCGTGTACCATTTGGAAACCAAACCTGAGGAGATATTTACTTTGAAGGACACTTACATCCCCGAGATGAATTCTTCATTTGAAATATCTTCCAATAAGCTGTGCAAAGTAGCTCCAGTCAGCCAAGACAATTGCCGTGATTATCGAAGTGAACTGAACAATGTAGCACCGCTTGGTAACTCGAGGGTAAACAGCCGAGAAATGACTGCTTTGATGTCACAAAATCAAACCTGTGTTTTACCAGCTGCTGAATgcagagaagaaagaagaaatgtctatgatgattttaaccAGACACAAAAGGACTTTGATGAAAATTGCAATAATCAAGCCAAGATAGGTAAACCTAACCAGCCGGAGTCATTTTCAGGGGTAGTTAGTGCACGTTTTAGACCAAAGGGAGTGTCCCGACAGAGCAGCAGCGACAGCCCAAACAGCCAAAGCAAAAGTGGAGACAGAGAGTTTGAACAGTTTTTATGTCTTGtgcaaaacatttcagaaaTCAGTGAAGGACCGTCATCATATCAGCCCTCTAAATCAATTCTTTCTTCCTCGTTTGATTTCGATAAACAGGCAGGTTTGCTTGAATGTAGCAACAATAATGACCAAACGTGTCACAGAGACTCAAACACAACATCGGCTATAtctttaaaaggaaaaacagcagCGTGTCTTAAAGAAAACTGCGTTACAGGAAAACCTTCTGAGATCAGTTTTGAAGACCTCCACGCAAAAGTAGCGCCAAACTCGAGAAACCCTTGCGAGGCAAAGATTGGGCAATCTTTGCACGAAccccctttttctccctccatcTTGTCTGCACTCTCCCTGTCAGCTGATACACCTGTCTGCTGTCCTCCGTCCATGCATCCCTCAAGCGTGGGGCCGAGTGCTGGAGCCAGCACTACGCTGGCCGTGGCCCCCTACACCTCCTCCTACTCTACCACCTTCACCACTGACCAGCCCCTGGTCGCTGCACGCCACTCACTTTTGCCTGAGGAGACACAGACAGCTAGCAACCTGCCCCGTCAGGAGAGCAG GCCTCACCCAGTGAAGCCAATAACCTCTAGCCAATCAGAGAAGAAGGAGGGTCGTTCAGTTCTGGAGAAGCTCAAGTCGACTATCAACCCTGGACGCAGCGCTCATCAAGTGACAGCTGAACCTGAGAAGAGTCAG GAGGTGATGGTGGACAGGTCAGCCCAGTACCAGCACCTGACTAACATGGAGCTGATCTCCTTGCTGCTGCAGCAGGAGATGGACATGCAGAAGCAGCAAGCGGCCTCGGAGCAGCAGGAGGCCCAGCTGGAGAAATGTGAGGCCGAGCTGAAGAAGGTCAAGTCGCAGGTTCGAGACCTGGAGGACTACATTGATAATCTGTTACTGCGGATCATGGAGCAGACGCCAACGCTGCTTCAAGTGCGTGCTAGGCACAAGTGA